The DNA sequence ATGCTGGTATTGCTGGCGTTATTTTTTAGTCGTAAAGAGAAGCTGGGGCTGGAAAAGGAGATGGTCTGGAGCGTCTCACGCGCCATTATTCAGTTAGTGATTGTCGGCTACGTACTTAAATATATCTTCGAACTGAATAATGCCTGGCTTACCGTGCTGATGGTGCTGTTTATCTGTGTGAACGCGGCACTTAACGCCCGCAAACGCAGCCGCAATATCGATCATGCTTTTAAACTGTCCTTTATCGCAATCGCCTTAAGTACGACCTTGACGCTGGCGATCCTGATTCTCAGTGGTTCAATTGAATTTACGCCCATGCAGGTAATTCCGGTTTCCGGCATGATTGCTGGCAATGCAATGGTTGCAGTGGGGTTATGTTACAGCAATCTTAACCAGCGCTTTCGCGATAATCGACAGCAGATACAGGAGATGCTAAGTCTTGGCGCTTCAATAAAAGTGGCGTCGGGGAGCCTTATCCGCGACAGCATTCGTGCGGCGATGATCCCGACGGTGGATGCGGCAAAAACGGTGGGTATTGTGAGTTTACCGGGCATGATGTCAGGGCTGATTTTTGCCGGCATCGATCCGATTAAAGCGATCAAATACCAGATCATGGTGACGTTTATGCTGCTGGGCACCGCCAGCGTGTCGACAATTATCGCAGGATATCTCGCCAGTCGCCGGTTCTATAATGCCAGAGCGCAGCTGAAAGCAATGGATTAAACGCAGAAGAGGGATAATAACTGGCAGGACGATAATTTGCCTGCCAGTATCGGGCTATCAGAAGTTAATATTGGCGCTGATGCCGCCAATAAACGCATCCTTCACTTCGCTGACCGCACCTGGAGAAGCAACGTATTGCAGGTTAGGTCGCAGGCTCATCCAGTTGGTCAGGCGCGCATTGTAATAGACTTCATAGTTATATTCCGAGCCGCTTTGAACAGGTAAATAGGTCGGATTATTGTAGTCGTTCACGCCATTTTCCTGGTTGGTCTGACGCAGCATTTTACCGTAGTCGTCGTTGACGTGAATGCGTGCGGCGCCCACCCCAATCTCATCCGTTGGCCGCGCATCAAACGGACCTTTCCACACCAGCGCCAGCGATTGATAGTTATCGGTTTTTGAGGTTTTGTGATCGTTCATTACGGCCTGTGCCACAATGCCTAAACCACGTTGATTATCGCCATCCATTGCGGTCAGCTGCTGTTGCAGCAGCAAATAGCCGCCATAAGAATGGTCCTGTTCGCCATACTGACCGTTACTGTATGAGCTGTAGTTATCCCCACGGACGGAGGAGTAGTACATACCGACGCGATAATTCCCCTGTAGCTTTTCGGCACCGAGCTGCGGCTGCCAGCCTAATTCAGCCGGTACCAGATTACCTTCGGTATGGCCGCCATCAAGACGGAAGCCGTTGCCGGTATTATAGTTGGATGCGGTCTGATTATAGAAGCCTACCTGGAAGAACACTTCCGGTGTAAAGTTGAATTTCACACGGCCGCCCCATTGTGAAACCGGCCAGTTATACCAGCGGTCGCCTCGCCAGTTACCCGCCTGACCGCCACCGAACGCGAGGTTCTGGAAATTGCTGTCTTTGTTATCGAAATCTTCGCCTACCGTGACCCGCCCCGCTTTGATCTCCACTTTATGATCGAAGAAGCCCTTATTCAGCCAGAACTGGGTCAGACGCCAGGTTTGCCCGCGTCCCCATACTTCCTGTACGGAAGATAAGCCTCCAGAGCGCGGATCGTTAATATACTGCGTTAAATCCTGACCGTTACGGCTGGTAATGGTGGCCTGGAATTGGGTATCGTCCCAGTTGAGTAATTTTTCCAAATCTAAGGTTGTACCGAATCCCCATTGGTCGGTATAGCGCGCCGACGTTGACTGGTTGTAGCCTCCGGAGAAGTTACTGGCGGATTCCATGGTGTAGTTGACCTGAAACTTGACGCCGTCATTCTCCAGCTGGCTGCGATAACCGTCCCAGTCGCCGAAAGCATAGGGAGAATCAACGCTGAGCGGTGCATTGTCTGCCAGCGCCTGGCCTGAGGCCAGCAGTAAGCCAAAACCACAGAACGCCACAGTTCTTGTTAACGTGGTTTGCGGGAAGATGCTTTTCATGATGTTAACCTTGTTGTAGTGATAACGCTGTCTGGTGACCCCGGACAGAATTGCGGCGGTCCTCCGCTTTTGTCAGCATTATCTCCGGTGTATAACAAAGCAACAGGGGGAAACCGCTAACTTTAAGCGTGAATGACGGCCAGAACAGCAGAATGAAACCACTAATCAGGAATTTAATTGTTATAAATAGTGCTGAAGTCGTTTTGTTTTTGCTAAATAAGTTAAAAACTTTAGGTTGATCACGCTTTAAGAGGGGAAAAAGGGGAGGGGACTACAGCTGGCGGAAGTGGGGCTGACAGGCAGACAGCAAAAAGGGCCGGAGACCGGCCCTGATTGGTAGCGACATCAGCTGCCGCCTGGCGGTTTAGCGGCGACCGAAAATCTTCGCGGCAAGAAAACCGACGCCAGCAGCAATAGCCAGCGAAACAAACGGCGAGTCCTGAGTTTTGGTTTTAACACAGTCCAGTGCGTCGTCAACGGCATAAGAAGCTTTTGCTGCGCCCTGACGTACTTTACCTTTTAACTCATGCTCAGGAGAATTGGCAGTCTTACCAAACTGCTCCTGGCCTTTGCCCAGCGCTTCGTCAGCTTTATCGTTGGCTTTGTCTAATAAACTCATACTGTCTCCTTCTTGATGGCATGATTTCCTCATGAACGAATCTAAAGCATAGACCATCAAATCAGAGTTGCCGCTGCGGTTATGTGACTATTTATGAACAATGTAAAGAAAAGGGGCCGATAAATATCGGCCCCTTCAGCAATGAACTGGCAATCAGAGTATCAGTGTGACTTCATGCCAGCAGCGGTCATCATAAAGCGAAACAGTGTCGCGACGACGCCCAGCGCCATCACGCTCGCTGCGTAAATGACGACCATCCACAGGATGCGTTTCCACGCCGGGAGTTTAGGCGCTTGCTGTGTTTCAACCATACTTTCCTCCGTTTTACCTTTCTTCCCGCAGGGGCATTAACTGCCGCTCTGCGGGGTAACGCTGTCAGGTAAACAATGTGCCAATTATTGAAAACGAATTAATGGTAATGCTCGTTCGGATTGATCTTCCCGCGGAACACGTAGTAGCTCCAGAAGGTGTAAGCCAGGATGACCGGGATGATCAACAGTCCACCCACCAGCATAAAGCCCTGGCTCTGCGGCGGTGACGCGGCATCCCAGATGGT is a window from the Pantoea sp. CCBC3-3-1 genome containing:
- the fetB gene encoding iron export ABC transporter permease subunit FetB, which produces MNQHNITNESLGLALMLVLLALFFSRKEKLGLEKEMVWSVSRAIIQLVIVGYVLKYIFELNNAWLTVLMVLFICVNAALNARKRSRNIDHAFKLSFIAIALSTTLTLAILILSGSIEFTPMQVIPVSGMIAGNAMVAVGLCYSNLNQRFRDNRQQIQEMLSLGASIKVASGSLIRDSIRAAMIPTVDAAKTVGIVSLPGMMSGLIFAGIDPIKAIKYQIMVTFMLLGTASVSTIIAGYLASRRFYNARAQLKAMD
- a CDS encoding carbohydrate porin, whose protein sequence is MKSIFPQTTLTRTVAFCGFGLLLASGQALADNAPLSVDSPYAFGDWDGYRSQLENDGVKFQVNYTMESASNFSGGYNQSTSARYTDQWGFGTTLDLEKLLNWDDTQFQATITSRNGQDLTQYINDPRSGGLSSVQEVWGRGQTWRLTQFWLNKGFFDHKVEIKAGRVTVGEDFDNKDSNFQNLAFGGGQAGNWRGDRWYNWPVSQWGGRVKFNFTPEVFFQVGFYNQTASNYNTGNGFRLDGGHTEGNLVPAELGWQPQLGAEKLQGNYRVGMYYSSVRGDNYSSYSNGQYGEQDHSYGGYLLLQQQLTAMDGDNQRGLGIVAQAVMNDHKTSKTDNYQSLALVWKGPFDARPTDEIGVGAARIHVNDDYGKMLRQTNQENGVNDYNNPTYLPVQSGSEYNYEVYYNARLTNWMSLRPNLQYVASPGAVSEVKDAFIGGISANINF
- a CDS encoding CsbD family protein, with the protein product MSLLDKANDKADEALGKGQEQFGKTANSPEHELKGKVRQGAAKASYAVDDALDCVKTKTQDSPFVSLAIAAGVGFLAAKIFGRR
- a CDS encoding DUF2474 domain-containing protein, coding for MVETQQAPKLPAWKRILWMVVIYAASVMALGVVATLFRFMMTAAGMKSH